A portion of the Myxococcus stipitatus genome contains these proteins:
- the atpH gene encoding ATP synthase F1 subunit delta, translating to MVNVSIARRYARALLDVSSEGGRVDAIAEQLSSIADVFAKNAELADVLENPAYTRGQRAHVVEGVMKLVPGLEPALANTLRLLVDRNRQGYIGDIARVFRDMADARAGRVRGNVTTAAPLSADVLAQLRDTLQKLTQRNVVLQTHVDPSLLGGVSAQVGSILYDGSLRTQLEELRRELKQH from the coding sequence ATGGTGAACGTGTCCATCGCCCGCCGCTACGCCCGCGCCCTCCTCGACGTCTCCTCGGAGGGTGGCCGCGTCGACGCCATCGCCGAGCAGCTGTCCTCCATCGCGGACGTCTTCGCGAAGAACGCCGAGCTGGCGGACGTGCTCGAGAACCCCGCCTACACCCGGGGCCAGCGCGCCCACGTGGTGGAGGGGGTCATGAAGCTCGTCCCCGGCCTGGAGCCCGCGCTGGCCAACACCCTGCGCCTGCTGGTGGACCGCAACCGCCAGGGCTACATCGGCGACATCGCCCGCGTCTTCCGCGACATGGCGGACGCCCGCGCCGGCCGCGTGCGCGGCAACGTCACCACCGCCGCCCCGCTGTCCGCGGACGTGCTCGCCCAGCTGCGCGACACCCTCCAGAAGCTCACCCAGCGCAACGTCGTCCTCCAGACGCACGTCGACCCCAGCCTGCTCGGTGGCGTGTCCGCCCAGGTGGGCAGCATCCTGTACGACGGCAGCCTGCGCACCCAGCTCGAGGAGCTGCGCCGCGAGCTGAAGCAGCACTAG
- a CDS encoding PAS domain-containing protein gives MPQSPFLRLPGVAPSATAPEEAWPFLGALLNASGYGIALLDRELRSVWVNGALAALSGREPRFHLGRPFVETWPQVAGTLGPLMSRALSGEDVGETPVSAEAVPGPGEQHLRVGLVPAHQAGVLAGLVLWVRDETERVREERRLRERETHMRSLADVACDGHFLHDNGIVLDANRGLASMLGHASPQELIGHHLIEWVAPEFRPAVMSAVERGVETPYEVICLRRDGQRIPLEVLARYVPYDGRRVRLAALWDIRGRKAAEERAERTERFREQLLGVVDNDLRSPLQTIQLGTGALQRLGGMAEPHERLVGHMAHAARRMERMIHELLDFTRARLSGGLPVRAEPALLDELVQRVVEERRQAHPGRPFQVDSRGDVRGLWDAARLAQLADALLGTVLQHTPEEAPVVVRLSGAVGGVSLSVHSDALVVPVEEHASLFEPFRRGRPASSEGLGLGLFLARQVAQAHGGKLAVESSQGATRFVVWLPREATGAFR, from the coding sequence ATGCCGCAGTCCCCGTTCCTCCGCCTCCCTGGCGTCGCGCCCTCCGCGACGGCGCCCGAGGAGGCGTGGCCATTCCTGGGCGCCCTCCTCAACGCGTCGGGGTATGGCATCGCGCTGCTGGACCGGGAGCTGCGGTCGGTCTGGGTGAATGGCGCGCTGGCGGCGCTGTCCGGCCGGGAGCCCCGCTTCCACCTGGGCCGGCCCTTCGTGGAGACGTGGCCGCAGGTGGCCGGGACGCTGGGGCCGCTGATGTCGCGGGCGCTGTCGGGCGAGGACGTGGGCGAGACGCCCGTGTCCGCGGAGGCGGTGCCGGGGCCGGGCGAGCAGCACCTGCGCGTGGGGCTGGTGCCGGCGCACCAGGCCGGGGTGCTCGCGGGGCTGGTGCTGTGGGTGCGCGACGAGACGGAGCGCGTGCGGGAGGAGCGGCGCCTGCGCGAGCGCGAGACGCACATGCGCAGCCTCGCGGACGTGGCGTGCGACGGGCACTTCCTGCACGACAACGGCATCGTGCTGGACGCCAACCGGGGCCTCGCGAGCATGCTGGGGCACGCCTCGCCGCAGGAGTTGATCGGCCACCACCTCATCGAGTGGGTGGCGCCGGAGTTCCGCCCCGCCGTCATGTCCGCGGTGGAGCGCGGCGTGGAGACGCCCTACGAGGTCATCTGCCTGCGCCGCGACGGCCAGCGCATCCCGCTGGAGGTGCTGGCGCGCTACGTGCCGTACGACGGCCGCCGGGTGCGGCTGGCGGCGCTCTGGGACATCCGCGGGCGCAAGGCGGCGGAGGAGCGCGCCGAGCGCACCGAGCGGTTCCGGGAGCAGCTGCTGGGCGTGGTGGACAACGACCTGCGCTCGCCTTTGCAGACCATCCAGCTGGGCACCGGCGCGCTGCAGCGGCTGGGCGGCATGGCGGAGCCCCACGAGCGGCTGGTGGGGCACATGGCGCACGCGGCCCGGCGCATGGAGCGGATGATCCACGAGCTGCTGGACTTCACCCGGGCCCGGCTCTCCGGCGGGCTGCCCGTGCGGGCGGAGCCGGCGCTGCTGGACGAGCTGGTCCAGCGCGTGGTGGAGGAGCGACGCCAGGCCCACCCCGGCCGCCCCTTCCAGGTGGACAGCCGGGGCGACGTGCGGGGTTTGTGGGACGCCGCGCGGCTGGCGCAGCTGGCGGACGCCCTGCTGGGCACCGTGCTCCAGCACACCCCGGAGGAGGCCCCCGTCGTCGTGCGGCTGAGCGGCGCGGTGGGGGGCGTCAGCCTGTCGGTCCACAGCGACGCGCTCGTCGTGCCCGTGGAGGAGCACGCCAGCCTCTTCGAGCCCTTCCGCCGGGGCCGTCCCGCCAGCTCCGAGGGCCTGGGCCTGGGCCTGTTCCTCGCCCGTCAGGTGGCCCAGGCCCATGGTGGGAAGCTCGCCGTGGAATCCTCCCAGGGCGCGACCCGCTTCGTCGTCTGGCTGCCCCGCGAGGCGACGGGCGCCTTCCGCTAG
- the atpA gene encoding F0F1 ATP synthase subunit alpha has product MEIRADEISRIIREQIKDYGKKVTVAETGTVLSVGDGIARIYGLEGVQAGELVEFTNGVKGLVLNLEEDNVGVAIMGDFQSIREGDTVKRTQQIASVPVGKGLLGRVVDPLGQPLDGKGPIQATETRRLEVKAPGIVKRKSVHEPLQTGIKALDALVPVGRGQRELIIGDRQTGKTAVAIDTIINQKGLSVYCIYVAIGQKQSTVAQVVEKLNRYGAMEYTTVVAANASDPAPMQFFAPYAGVAMGEYFRDNKMHALIIYDDLSKQAVAYRQLSLLLRRPPGREAYPGDVFYVHSRLLERAAKLSDEEGAGSLTALPIIETQAGDVSAYIPTNVISITDGQIFLETDLFFSGVRPAINVGLSVSRVGSAAQIKAMKQVAGTMKLDLAQYRELAAFAQFGSDLDKATQETLARGARMVELLKQGQYEPLPVEQQVMQIYAATNRDDAKKRGWIRDIPVSDVVRWMREFLEFANAKHPSIAKDIATKRELTNDIKAALNKAIGEFNEVFQPTPGAKV; this is encoded by the coding sequence ATGGAAATCCGCGCCGACGAGATCAGCAGAATCATCCGGGAGCAGATCAAGGACTACGGCAAGAAGGTCACCGTCGCGGAGACGGGCACCGTGCTGTCCGTCGGCGACGGTATCGCGCGCATCTACGGCCTGGAGGGAGTGCAGGCCGGTGAGCTGGTGGAGTTCACCAACGGCGTGAAGGGCCTGGTGCTCAACCTCGAGGAGGACAACGTCGGCGTCGCCATCATGGGCGACTTCCAGTCCATCCGCGAGGGCGACACCGTCAAGCGCACCCAGCAGATCGCCTCCGTGCCGGTGGGCAAGGGCCTGCTGGGCCGCGTGGTGGACCCGCTCGGCCAGCCGCTGGACGGCAAGGGCCCCATCCAGGCGACGGAGACGCGCCGCCTGGAGGTGAAGGCGCCCGGCATCGTGAAGCGCAAGAGCGTGCACGAGCCGCTGCAGACGGGCATCAAGGCGCTGGACGCGCTGGTGCCGGTGGGTCGTGGTCAGCGCGAGCTCATCATCGGTGACCGCCAGACGGGCAAGACGGCCGTCGCCATCGACACCATCATCAACCAGAAGGGCCTGAGCGTTTACTGCATCTACGTCGCCATCGGCCAGAAGCAGTCGACGGTGGCGCAGGTCGTGGAGAAGCTCAACCGCTACGGCGCCATGGAGTACACCACGGTGGTCGCGGCGAACGCCTCCGACCCGGCGCCGATGCAGTTCTTCGCGCCGTACGCCGGCGTGGCCATGGGCGAGTACTTCCGCGACAACAAGATGCACGCCCTCATCATCTACGACGACCTCTCCAAGCAGGCCGTCGCGTACCGCCAGCTGTCGCTGCTGCTGCGCCGTCCGCCGGGCCGCGAGGCGTACCCCGGTGACGTGTTCTACGTGCACAGCCGCCTGCTGGAGCGCGCCGCCAAGCTGTCGGACGAGGAGGGCGCGGGCTCGCTCACCGCGCTGCCCATCATCGAGACGCAGGCCGGCGACGTGTCCGCCTACATCCCGACGAACGTCATCTCCATCACCGACGGGCAGATCTTCCTCGAGACGGACCTGTTCTTCTCCGGCGTCCGCCCGGCCATCAACGTCGGTCTCTCCGTGTCCCGCGTCGGCTCCGCCGCGCAGATCAAGGCCATGAAGCAGGTGGCCGGCACGATGAAGCTCGACCTGGCCCAGTACCGCGAGCTCGCCGCCTTCGCCCAGTTCGGCTCCGACCTCGACAAGGCCACCCAGGAGACCCTGGCCCGCGGCGCCCGCATGGTGGAGCTGCTCAAGCAGGGCCAGTACGAGCCGCTGCCCGTCGAGCAGCAGGTCATGCAGATCTACGCCGCCACCAACCGCGACGACGCCAAGAAGCGCGGCTGGATTCGCGACATCCCCGTCTCCGACGTGGTGCGCTGGATGCGTGAGTTCCTGGAGTTCGCCAACGCGAAGCACCCCAGCATCGCGAAGGACATCGCCACCAAGCGCGAGCTCACCAACGACATCAAGGCCGCGCTGAACAAGGCCATCGGCGAGTTCAACGAGGTCTTCCAGCCCACGCCGGGCGCGAAGGTCTAG